Proteins encoded together in one Lathyrus oleraceus cultivar Zhongwan6 chromosome 5, CAAS_Psat_ZW6_1.0, whole genome shotgun sequence window:
- the LOC127087646 gene encoding nuclear pore complex protein NUP214 has product MTTLSLRSPTEEQKNVKELFETIGIPYDASFGSPDTKVLMKTPSSKMLLFSDLTSSKEKSKRVQGSYMKSCEPETARRRRDSLDQSWTCSEPPKIIIKKMLLYIIQDFT; this is encoded by the exons ATGACTACATTGAGTTTAAGGTCCCCAACTGAGGAGCAAAAGAATGTGAAAGAGCTCTTTGAAACAATAGGAATTCCCTATGACGCTTCTTTTGGCTCTCCAGATACAAAAGTTCTTATGAAGACTCCTTCTAGTAAGATGCTCTTGTTTTCTGATTTGACTAGTAGTAAAGAAAAATCCAAGAGAGTTCAAGGCAGTTATATGAAGAGTTGTGAACCAGAAACAGCTAGGAGGAGGAGAGACTCACTTGACCAG AGTTGGACCTGTTCTGAACCTCCTAAAATTATCATCAAAAAGATGCTGCTGTATATCATCCAGGACTTTACCTAA
- the LOC127082687 gene encoding laccase-11-like: protein MLKVVPTDCSECPICLEEFRVRNEVRGLPCAHNFHVECIDEWLRLNVKCPRCRCSVFPNLDLSALSNLRPDSERSSASVVTTTSYQGNKMGLPPNMSEAHTINGKPGPLFPCFEKHTFAMEVEQGKKYLMRIINVALNDELFFAIAGHNMTVVEVDVVYTKPFTTQAILIAPGQTTNVLVRANHVAGRYFMAAKAFMDAPVSVDNKTATAIFQYKDIPNIVLPVLPQLPASNDTGFALSYNKKLKSLNSAKFPAKAPLKVDRNLFYTIGLGKNSCPTCLNGTRFLASISNVSFVMPQIALLQAHYFDIKGVFRADFPDHPPTPFNYTGAPLTANLASLTGTRVNKISFNFTVELVLQNTNLLIVESHPGL, encoded by the exons ATGTTAAAGGTTGTTCCTACTGATTGCAGTGAATGCCCCATCTGCTTAGAAGAGTTCCGTGTTAGGAATGAGGTTCGTGGCTTGCCTTGTGCACACAATTTTCATGTTGAATGCATTGACGAGTGGCTCAGGCTGAATGTGAAATGTCCTCGGTGCCGTTGCTCAGTGTTCCCAAATCTTGATCTTAGTGCCCTGTCCAATCTCCGTCCAGATTCTGAAAGATCTTCTGCCAGTGTTGTGACAACAACTAGCTAT CAAGGGAACAAAATGGGATTGCCACCAAATATGTCAGAAGCACATACAATCAATGGAAAACCAGGACCACTATTTCCTTGTTTTGAAAAGCATACATTTGCAATGGAGGTAGAGCAAGGGAAGAAATACCTCATGAGAATCATCAACGTTGCACTCAACGACGAGCTTTTCTTTGCCATTGCGGGTCACAACATGACAGTAGTGGAGGTTGATGTTGTTTATACAAAACCATTCACCACTCAGGCCATACTAATTGCTCCTGGTCAAACCACAAATGTTCTGGTTCGTGCCAACCATGTTGCTGGCAGGTACTTCATGGCTGCCAAGGCTTTTATGGATGCTCCAGTTTCAGTTGACAATAAAACTGCTACAGCTATATTTCAATACAAAGACATACCAAACATTGTCCTACCCGTCCTTCCACAGTTGCCAGCTAGCAATGACACGGGTTTTGCTTTGAGTTACAACAAGAAATTGAAGAGTTTGAACTCTGCTAAGTTCCCTGCAAAGGCTCCTCTCAAAGTTGATAGAAACCTCTTTTACACTATTGGTTTAGGGAAGAATTCTTGCCCTACATGCCTCAATGGAACCCGGTTTCTTGCTTCCATAAGCAATGTATCTTTTGTGATGCCTCAAATTGCGCTTCTCCAAGCTCACTACTTCGATATCAAGGGTGTTTTCAGAGCTGATTTTCCTGATCATCCTCCAACTCCTTTCAACTATACCGGTGCACCATTAACAGCCAATCTCGCATCTTTAACAGGCACAAGAGTAAACAAGATTTCCTTCAATTTTACCGTGGAGCTGGTTTTGCAGAATACAAATCTCCTCATAGTAGAATCACATCCAGGCCTTTGA